One genomic window of Columba livia isolate bColLiv1 breed racing homer chromosome 9, bColLiv1.pat.W.v2, whole genome shotgun sequence includes the following:
- the LOC102085079 gene encoding autoimmune regulator codes for MAGPAGEGDLRHLLKLHRTEIAMAVDDVFPLLHGLVDHDIVPEHIFKETLSRTEREGSHRAFHALLTWLLGRDAAAIRDFWAVLFKDYNLERYTRLRPLRGAFPREVELGRQHRGRRFSLSPTVPAPHRPQGKRKAPEERDGARAAQPSPRHAASPGPLVKVRTVKKPEGADISRTSRAGGKCRPAPGSICLFTLFAHGQGQGGDSLQAVAASVQRAVAVAGGEVPVTHGAVEGILIKHVLEPGSSKAGSKARDEPYAPAACEEPGARSRNRSLKPPARPKMSQSENEDECAVCGDGGELICCDGCPRAFHLTCLVPPLPRVPSGTWRCSSCVASAAEPGRLQEVDAATDRPPETLGEEACGARRGGGDGSVCGRCFAQITAPKHGPVPGRDPRGLLLCMSCAETPDTGNLETTTVASEPPLQAAKVGTTAPASAGTGLGEVLEVAEGLNSVTSPEAKGCRQGPGWNAGRTCLLPQTEDISLGSEPVLSRDELDALLGEGTWDGILQWAFQSMARPIADTQGLFT; via the exons ATGGCAGGGCCGGCCGGCGAGGGGGACCTGCGGCACCTGTTGAAGCTGCACCGCACCGAGATCGCCATGGCAGTGGACGACGTCTTCCCACTGCTGCATGGCCTGGTCGACCATGACATTGTTCCTGAGCACATCTTCAAG GAGACGCTGAGCCGGACAGAGCGGGAGGGCTCCCACCGCGCATTCCACGCGCTGCTCACCTGGCTGCTGGGCCGTGATGCTGCCGCCATCCGTGACTTCTGGGCCGTCCTCTTCAAGGATTACAACCTGGAGCGGTACACCCGGCTGCGGCCCCTCCGCGGCGCCTTCCCTAGAG AGGTGGAGCTGgggcggcagcaccgcggcAGGCGCTTCTCCCTGAGCCCCACGGTGCCGGCCCCACACAGACCCCAAGGCAAGAGGAAAGCCCCCGAGGAGCGGGATGGGGCAcgggcagcacagccttccccGCGGCACGCTGCCAGCCCCG GACCCCTGGTGAAGGTGAGGACTGTGAAGAAACCGGAGGGCGCAGACATCTCCCGCACCTCTCGTGCTGGCGGTAAGTgccgccccgccccgggcaGCATCTGCCTGTTCACCCTGTTTGCCCATGGTCAAGGGCAGGGGGGAGACT CCCTCCAGGCCGTGGCCGCCTCAGTGCAGAGAGCGGTGGCCGTGGCGGGTGGTGAGGTGCCTGTGACCCATGGGGCTGTCGAGGGCATCCTCATCAAACACGTGCTGGAGCCCG GCAGCTCCAaggcaggcagcaaagccagggATGAGCCGTATGCCCCGGCCGCCTGCGAGGAGCCAGGGGCCAGGAGCAGAAACCGCAGCCTGAAGCCGCCTGCCCGGCCCAAGATGTCCCAAAGC GAGAACGAGGACGAGTGTGCAGTGTGCGGAGACGGTGGCGAGCTCATCTGCTGCGACGGCTGCCCCAGGGCCTTCCACCTCACCTGCCTGGTGCCCCCACTGCCTCGTGTCCCCAG CGGGACGTGGCGGTGCAGCTCATGTGTAGCGAGCGCGGCTGAACCGGGACGGCTGCAGGAGGTGGATGCGGCTACAGATCGACCCCCCGAAACCCTGGGGGAGGAGGCATGTGGTGCCCGGCGGGGCGGAGGTGACGGGAGTGTCTGTGGTCGCTGTTTCGCCCAGATCACAGCACCCAAGCATGGCCCCGTGCCCGGCAGGGACCCCAG ggggctgctgctctgcatgtCCTGCGCAGAAACCCCAGACACAGGCAACCTGGAGACCACCACAGTGGCCAGTGAACCCCCGCTACAGGCAGCAAAGGTCGGTACAACAGCACCAGCTTCAGCAGGAACTGGGCTGGGTGAAGTGCTGGAGGTGG CTGAGGGATTGAACTCAGTAACCAGCCCAGAGGCaaagggctgcaggcaggggccAGGCTGGAACGCTGGCAGGACATGTCTTCTCCCACAGACAGAGGACATCTCCCTCGGCAGTGAACCCGTGCTGAGCAGGGACGAGCTGGACGCGCTCCTGGGTGAG GGCACCTGGGACGGGATCCTGCAATGGGCCTTCCAGAGCATGGCACGGCCCATCGCAGATACGCAGGGACTCTTCACCTAG
- the LOC102093731 gene encoding uncharacterized protein LOC102093731 yields the protein MESLDTEVRARKTLRTVEYVESSGFAQGILPTRKDVIQNMLYLLQPKRAGQAQRSKEDAAQLLAEHLQEHWLVCNLHTIASQSIKKLILKMYEEFTRLYQTRKQRQNKGFTDRADKFNESSEKLFDIFCTDAQMRNKLEEYSGIKMTSIEWKFYEDQRSERKMYYEDFTDKQELKMMERRQKIQCLEQFRKLAKEEKEGNKAKEMKFKSEEQSDEGTSVDESCPAEEENGGPPAFSLRDRRKRRCTATAASGAMPLECQHIRMSIRRVRPGFYETVEKVKNC from the coding sequence ATGGAATCACTGGACACCGAGGTGAGAGCACGGAAGACTCTGAGGACTGTTGAATATGTGGAGTCTTCAGGTTTCGCCCAGGGAATCCTGCCCACCAGGAAGGATGTGATCCAGAACATGCTGTATTTACTGCAGCCCAAAAGAGCTGGCCAGGCCCAGCGCTCCAAAGAGGACGCAGCCCAGTTGCTCGCTGAGCACCTGCAAGAGCACTGGTTGGTTTGCAACTTGCACACCATCGCGTCACAAAGTATAAAGAAACTTATCCTCAAAATGTACGAGGAGTTTACCAGATTGTATCAGACCAGAAAGCAGAGACAGAACAAGGGTTTTACCGATCGAGCGGACAAATTCAACGAGAGTTCAGAGAAGCTCTTTGACATATTTTGTACAGACGCGCAGATGAGAAACAAACTGGAGGAGTACAGTGGGATAAAAATGACTAGCATTGAGTGGAAATTTTACGAAGATCAAAGAAGCGAAAGAAAAATGTACTATGAAGATTTCACAGACAAGCAAGAATTGAAGATGatggaaagaaggcaaaagatACAATGTCTGGAGCAGTTCAGAAAGCTCGccaaagaggagaaggaaggaaacaaagcgaaggaaatgaaatttaaaagtgAAGAGCAATCCGACGAAGGCACGAGCGTAGATGAATCCTGCCCTGCGGAAGAGGAGAACGGCGGCCCCCCGGCCTTTTCGCTGCGGGACAGGAGGAAGCGCCGGTGCACGGCGACTGCTGCGAGCGGCGCCATGCCCCTGGAGTGCCAGCATATACGCATGAGCATCAGGAGGGTTAGGCCTGGGTTCTACGAGACTGTGGAGAAGGTCAAAAACTGCTAG
- the SCLY gene encoding selenocysteine lyase, with protein sequence MGTGAEPAEARCDAAEGRVYLDHNATTPLAPEAAQAVRDAMSQAWGNPSSSHPAGRKAKELISSARESLARLVEGRPEDIVFTSGGTEANNMVIHAACRHFHESQAGPGDSWGTPHIVTSNVEHDSVRLPLEQLVKEHLAEATFVPVSPQSGRAEVDDVLAAIRPTTCLVSIMLANNETGVIMPVAELSQRIRALNQRRAAEGLPRILVHTDAAQMIGKGRVDVQELGVDYLTIVGHKFYGPRIGALYVRGPGTTTPLHPMLFGGGQERNFRPGTENTPMIAGLGQAAELVSRNWEAYEAHMRDVRDYLEARLEASFGKQRIHFNSHFTGSKRLCNTTNFSILGPGLQGRKVLSRCKMLLASVGAACHSEKGDRPSSILLSCRIPYDVAQNALRLSVGRDTTRADVDLVVQDLVQAVAQLDHDQAL encoded by the exons ATGGGAACCGGTGCGGAGCCGGCGGAGGCGCGGTGCGATGCGGCCGAGGG GAGGGTCTACCTGGACCACAACGCCACCACCCCCCTGGCCCCTGAGGCGGCGCAGGCCGTGCGGGACGCCATGAGCCAGGCCTGGGGcaaccccagcagctcccaccccGCGG GCAGGAAGGCGAAGGAGCTGATCAGCAGCGCCCGGGAGAGCCTGGCAAGGCTGGTGGAAGGCCGGCCGGAGGACATCGTCTTTACCTCGGGTGGCACGGAG GCCAACAACATGGTGATCCATGCTGCCTGCAGGCACTTCCACGAGAGCCAGGCTGGGCCGGGGGATAGCTGGGGGACACCGCACATCGTGACGTCGAACGTGGAGCACGACTCCGTCCGGCTGccgctggagcagctggtgaagGAGCACCTGGCAG AAGCAACCTTCGTGCCTGTGTCCCCACAAAGCGGGCGGGCTGAAGTGGATGATGTCCTTGCTGCCATCCGCCCAACCACCTGCCTGGTTTCCATCATGCTGGCCAATAACGAGACTGGGGTCATCATG CCTGTTGCAGAGCTGAGCCAGCGCATCCGTGCCCTTAATCAGCGGAGAGCGGCCGAGGGGCTGCCCCGGATCCTGGTGCACACGGACGCGGCACAGATGATTGGCAAGGGGCGCGTGGAcgtgcaggagctgggggtggaCTACCTCACCATTGTGGGACATAAG TTCTACGGCCCACGGATCGGCGCACTGTATGTGCGTGGCCCCGGCACCACCACCCCACTGCACCCCATGCTTTTCGGAGGGGGACAGGAGAGGAATTTCCGACCAGG CACCGAGAACACCCCGATGATTGCCGGCCTCGGCCAG GCTGCAGAGTTAGTGAGCAGGAACTGGGAGGCCTATGAAGCTCACATGCGGGATGTTCGGGATTACCTGGAGGCCAGGCTGGAG GCTTCCTTTGGGAAGCAGAGGATCCACTTCAACAGCCACTTTACGGGCTCCAAGCGACTCTGCAACACCACTaacttctccatccttggtCCAGGCCTTCAAG GGAGAAAGGTGCTGTCTCGCTGCAAGATGCTTCTCGCCAGTGTCGGGGCTGCCTGCCACTCTGAGAAAGGAGATCG GCCCTCCTCGATTCTGCTCAGCTGCAGGATCCCCTACGACGTGGCGCAGAACGCATTGCGGCTGAGCGTGGGGCGAGACACCACGCGGGCAGACGTGGACCTAGTTGTGCAGGACCTTGTGCAGGCCGTGGCGCAGCTGGACCACGACCAAGCCCTGTAG